Proteins co-encoded in one Bacteroidales bacterium genomic window:
- a CDS encoding bacteriophage CI repressor: MQKQNQHNVDLILKKLKNVLHAETDQQLAAVLGVSPQVLSNWKNRKRIDYSLIIDFSKKHHINLHWLFSDESGENYIVPDSNKQNVNEEVVSYMQIDECKTCKIYERVLQQFELIIQQQAKTIELLSGEFENLRRLYEDVLKKVEENSR, from the coding sequence ATGCAAAAACAAAATCAACACAATGTTGATTTAATTCTGAAAAAACTGAAGAATGTTCTGCATGCGGAAACCGATCAGCAGCTGGCAGCAGTTCTTGGTGTCAGCCCGCAGGTGCTTTCGAACTGGAAAAACCGGAAGCGTATCGATTATTCACTGATTATTGATTTCTCAAAAAAGCATCATATTAATCTTCACTGGCTTTTTAGCGATGAATCGGGAGAAAATTATATTGTTCCTGATAGCAATAAACAAAATGTGAATGAGGAAGTTGTCTCCTACATGCAGATAGACGAATGCAAAACCTGCAAAATTTATGAAAGGGTGCTGCAGCAATTTGAGCTGATCATTCAGCAGCAGGCGAAAACCATCGAATTACTCAGCGGTGAATTTGAGAATTTGCGCAGGCTTTATGAGGATGTTCTGAAAAAGGTGGAAGAGAATTCCCGTTAG
- a CDS encoding sodium-translocating pyrophosphatase, with protein sequence MKTRRLLLMLFAFLAPLTAMASEADLKIPTLSTSQNHLLLAGLLVCLLGGIFGLYQFLKVKKIKAHRSMLEVSQVIFETCKTYLLQQGRFLLILFLIIGVIIAFYFGFLNHTGIGGVLLILLWTVIGISGSYGVAWFGIRMNTLANSRMAFASLERKPLKLLNIPLDAGMSIGVLLVSVELIMMLIILLFIPRELAGACFVGFAIGESLGASALRIAGGIFTKIADVGSDLMKVVFKIKEDDPRNPGVIADCTGDNAGDSVGPTADGFETYGVTGVALISFIVLAVANVEYQMTLLTWIFTMRILMIITSVLSFWLNRFYSKVRFGGKDDIDFEQPLTNLIWITSLFSIIVTFVASHLIIGPSSAIGAANPNLWWILSIIISCGTLGAALIPEFTKIFTSPKSKHVQEVVQASREGGASLNILSGFVAGNFSAFWQGMVFLILMLIAYIASQSIPTDMMIYSSIFAFGLVAFGMLGMGPVTIAVDSYGPVTDNAQSIYELSLIEAIPNVDKEIEKDFGFKPDFEKAKHYLEANDGAGNTFKATAKPVLIGTAVVGATTMIFSLILVIKKTLGVDPESVLNLLNPYSILGFIAGGAVVYWFTGASTQAVTTGAYRAVEYIKRNIVLDENAELKAATEKSKEVVRICTRYAQTGMYNIFFAIFSFALAFALMSAPAFSNNSVDFFVSYLIAIAVFGLFQAVFMANAGGAWDNAKKVVEVDLKEKGTELHAATVIGDTVGDPFKDTSSVSLNPIIKFSTLFGLLAMEIAIAPNFKNAAPVLGVVLFLVALYFVYRSFYKMRIKHQA encoded by the coding sequence ATGAAAACAAGACGTTTGTTACTGATGTTGTTTGCATTTCTTGCCCCGCTAACGGCGATGGCAAGCGAAGCTGATCTGAAAATACCCACCCTGAGCACATCCCAGAATCATCTGCTTTTGGCAGGGCTTCTGGTGTGTTTGTTAGGTGGAATTTTCGGGCTTTATCAGTTTCTGAAAGTTAAAAAGATCAAAGCGCATCGCTCGATGCTGGAAGTTTCGCAGGTTATTTTTGAGACGTGCAAAACTTATCTGCTTCAGCAGGGGCGTTTTCTGTTGATCCTGTTTCTGATCATTGGCGTGATCATTGCCTTTTATTTTGGTTTTCTGAACCATACAGGCATAGGTGGGGTACTGCTGATCCTGCTGTGGACAGTCATCGGGATATCAGGATCATACGGGGTAGCCTGGTTTGGCATCCGCATGAACACACTGGCCAACAGCCGTATGGCTTTTGCTTCGCTGGAACGCAAGCCCCTGAAACTTCTGAACATTCCTCTTGATGCAGGGATGAGCATCGGGGTACTGCTGGTTTCGGTCGAGCTGATTATGATGCTGATCATTCTGCTCTTCATTCCCCGGGAACTGGCCGGTGCATGTTTTGTAGGTTTTGCCATTGGTGAATCCCTTGGTGCTTCGGCTCTTCGTATTGCCGGAGGTATTTTTACCAAAATTGCTGATGTTGGTTCTGACCTTATGAAGGTTGTTTTCAAAATCAAGGAAGACGATCCGAGAAATCCCGGCGTTATTGCTGATTGCACCGGTGACAATGCAGGCGACAGCGTAGGTCCTACCGCTGACGGATTTGAAACATACGGTGTAACCGGTGTGGCTCTTATCAGTTTCATCGTTCTTGCCGTGGCCAACGTGGAATATCAGATGACCTTGCTCACCTGGATTTTCACCATGCGTATCCTTATGATCATCACTTCGGTTCTGTCGTTCTGGCTGAACCGTTTTTACAGCAAAGTGCGCTTCGGAGGTAAGGATGATATTGATTTTGAACAGCCATTAACCAATTTGATTTGGATAACCTCTCTTTTTTCCATTATTGTAACCTTTGTTGCCAGTCATTTGATTATTGGTCCTTCCTCTGCCATAGGTGCCGCAAACCCGAACCTCTGGTGGATTCTGAGCATCATCATCAGTTGCGGAACACTGGGTGCTGCATTGATTCCTGAATTCACAAAGATTTTTACCAGTCCCAAATCCAAGCATGTACAGGAAGTGGTTCAGGCTTCGCGTGAAGGCGGTGCCTCACTGAATATTCTTTCGGGTTTCGTAGCGGGGAATTTCAGCGCCTTCTGGCAGGGTATGGTATTTCTGATCCTCATGCTGATTGCTTATATAGCCAGCCAGAGCATACCAACCGACATGATGATCTACTCTTCCATTTTTGCTTTTGGTCTTGTGGCATTCGGCATGCTGGGCATGGGGCCGGTTACTATTGCTGTTGACAGTTACGGCCCTGTAACCGACAATGCCCAGTCAATCTATGAACTTTCGCTCATCGAAGCCATTCCCAATGTGGATAAGGAAATTGAAAAGGACTTCGGCTTCAAGCCCGATTTTGAAAAGGCGAAACACTATCTGGAAGCCAATGACGGTGCCGGAAATACATTTAAAGCAACGGCCAAGCCGGTTTTGATCGGAACGGCTGTTGTAGGAGCAACTACCATGATTTTCTCCCTGATTCTTGTTATCAAAAAGACCCTTGGGGTTGATCCTGAGTCGGTGCTGAATCTGCTGAATCCATACTCAATTCTTGGGTTCATTGCCGGAGGTGCAGTGGTTTACTGGTTTACAGGAGCTTCTACCCAGGCTGTTACCACCGGGGCATACCGTGCTGTTGAATACATCAAGCGGAACATTGTTCTGGATGAAAACGCAGAACTGAAAGCCGCTACGGAAAAATCAAAGGAAGTTGTGCGCATCTGCACCCGGTATGCGCAAACCGGTATGTATAACATTTTCTTTGCCATCTTCTCCTTTGCTCTGGCCTTTGCCTTGATGTCGGCACCGGCTTTTTCCAACAATTCGGTTGATTTCTTCGTAAGCTATCTGATTGCCATTGCCGTATTCGGGTTATTCCAGGCTGTGTTTATGGCCAACGCCGGCGGGGCATGGGACAATGCCAAGAAAGTGGTTGAAGTTGACCTGAAAGAAAAAGGCACGGAACTGCATGCTGCGACGGTGATCGGCGACACGGTCGGCGATCCGTTCAAGGATACCTCTTCTGTTTCGCTGAATCCTATCATCAAATTCAGCACCCTGTTCGGATTGCTTGCCATGGAAATTGCCATTGCCCCGAACTTCAAGAACGCTGCTCCGGTGCTGGGTGTGGTGCTGTTCCTCGTTGCCCTGTATTTTGTTTACAGGTCATTCTATAAGATGCGGATTAAGCATCAGGCTTAA
- the dnaE gene encoding DNA polymerase III subunit alpha yields the protein MSGFVHLHVHTQYSILDGASNISELIAKARNDGMPAVAITDHGNMFGVKEFVNEANKQGIKPIIGCEVYVASRSRTDRTEKEDRSSRHLILLAKNLTGYLNLAKLVSLGYIEGFYYKPRIDKELLRQYHEGLIASSACLGGEVPELFFTEGEKAAENAIIEYADIFGKDFYLELQRHFTGDPKTDSEVFDRQQKINEFLARMAKKHGIGLIATNDVHFINAEDADAHDRLICLNTNAEIDDPNRLRYTKQEYFKTTAEMAELFADFPEALENTVSIAGQVEAYSLERDPVMPHFPLPDGFTDDNEYLRHLTYEGAARRYGEIDETLRTRIDYELGVIKKMGYPGYFLIVWDFLRAAREMGVAVGPGRGSAAGSVVAYCLRITDIDPLKYGLLFERFLNPDRISLPDIDIDFDEDGREQVLQYVVRKYGKDKVAHVITFGTMAARMAIRDVARIQKLPLQEADRLAKLVPERPGVTLKKAYEEVKELNEARKSPDPLVRQTLQFAETLEGSVRHTGIHACGIIIGRDNLMNYIPVCTSKDTDLLVTQFEGSHIESVGMLKMDFLGLKTLSIIRDAIANIKASTGKEIDIEHIPLDDRETFELFSRGDTTAIFQFESSGMKKWLRELKPNRFEDLIAMNALYRPGPMEYIPHYVARKHGREKITYDFPVMESVLKETYGITVYQEQVMRLSQIMAGFTGGEADSLRKAMGKKNKKIMDQLREKFLAGCAKNGLNTAKAEKVWTDWEAFAQYAFNKSHSTCYAYVAYQTAWLKAHYPAEFMAAVLSRNLSDIKKITQFMDECRRMGISVLGPDVNESNLNFTVTPRGDIRFGLAAIKGMGEAAAASVIEERKKNGLFKDIYHFVERVNLSSLNRKNMEALAYAGAFDNLHHFKREQYFAPMEGEREETFIEALLRYGSKIQIEKTSTQKSLFGEAIPVIPSRPQPPEVPEWSTLEKLSREKELIGVYLSAHPLDNYKVEIEHFTNCTLSELKDTERLRDKELAIAGLVVEAREGMTKTNNPYGTFTIEDYTDSFRIALFGRDYVSWKNFLTVGYALFIKGKFQPRGYGNNPDELEFKVNQIYMLSQVRDELIRQITIRIPVEKITDEFLTELGALANGNKGKVELKFSLFDPADNLVLDMFSRNKRITLDNAFFDYLQELEVEFRLK from the coding sequence ATGTCAGGTTTTGTTCATCTTCACGTTCATACCCAGTACTCCATACTCGACGGGGCTTCCAATATTTCAGAGCTGATTGCCAAAGCCAGGAATGACGGTATGCCGGCCGTAGCAATAACCGACCATGGCAACATGTTCGGCGTAAAGGAATTCGTAAACGAAGCCAACAAACAGGGCATCAAACCCATTATCGGATGCGAGGTATATGTGGCCTCCCGGAGCCGGACAGACCGAACCGAAAAGGAAGACCGCAGCAGCCGCCACCTCATACTGCTTGCCAAAAACCTTACCGGATACCTTAACCTTGCTAAACTGGTCTCGCTGGGATATATCGAAGGGTTTTACTACAAACCCCGTATCGACAAAGAACTCCTGCGGCAGTACCATGAGGGACTGATTGCCTCTTCAGCCTGCCTGGGAGGTGAAGTACCGGAGTTGTTCTTCACCGAAGGAGAAAAAGCAGCAGAAAATGCCATCATTGAATATGCGGATATTTTCGGAAAAGATTTCTACCTCGAACTTCAGCGCCATTTTACCGGCGATCCCAAAACTGACAGCGAAGTTTTTGACCGTCAGCAGAAAATCAATGAGTTCCTTGCCCGCATGGCCAAAAAACACGGTATCGGGCTCATAGCAACCAATGATGTGCACTTTATCAATGCCGAGGATGCCGATGCCCACGACCGGCTTATCTGCCTGAACACCAATGCTGAAATTGACGATCCCAACCGCCTGCGATATACCAAGCAGGAATATTTTAAGACCACGGCCGAGATGGCTGAATTGTTTGCCGATTTCCCCGAAGCTCTGGAAAATACTGTATCCATTGCCGGACAGGTAGAAGCCTACTCCCTGGAACGCGATCCTGTTATGCCTCATTTTCCGCTTCCGGATGGCTTTACCGACGACAATGAATACCTGCGGCACCTTACCTATGAAGGAGCTGCACGGCGATACGGCGAAATTGATGAAACCCTCCGTACCCGCATTGACTATGAGCTTGGCGTTATTAAAAAAATGGGGTACCCCGGGTATTTTCTTATCGTATGGGATTTTCTCAGGGCGGCCCGCGAAATGGGAGTTGCCGTCGGACCGGGCCGCGGATCAGCCGCCGGAAGCGTAGTGGCTTACTGCCTTCGCATTACGGATATCGACCCCCTGAAATACGGACTTCTGTTTGAACGGTTTCTCAACCCCGACCGTATCTCTTTGCCCGATATTGACATTGATTTTGACGAAGACGGCCGTGAGCAGGTGCTTCAGTACGTTGTTCGGAAATATGGCAAAGATAAGGTGGCCCATGTGATCACCTTCGGAACCATGGCCGCCCGCATGGCCATACGCGACGTGGCCCGCATCCAGAAACTGCCTCTCCAGGAAGCCGACCGCCTGGCCAAACTGGTTCCTGAACGGCCCGGTGTTACTCTGAAAAAAGCTTACGAGGAAGTAAAAGAACTGAATGAAGCACGCAAAAGCCCCGACCCCCTCGTCAGGCAAACCCTCCAATTTGCCGAAACACTGGAAGGCTCGGTACGACACACCGGAATCCATGCCTGCGGAATCATCATCGGCCGCGATAACCTGATGAACTACATCCCGGTGTGTACATCGAAAGATACCGACCTGCTGGTTACCCAGTTCGAAGGCAGCCATATCGAAAGTGTGGGAATGCTCAAAATGGACTTCCTCGGGCTTAAAACCCTCTCTATCATCCGCGATGCCATTGCCAACATCAAAGCTTCAACCGGAAAAGAAATTGATATTGAGCATATCCCCCTGGATGACAGGGAAACATTTGAACTGTTCAGCAGGGGCGACACCACCGCTATCTTCCAGTTTGAATCGAGCGGAATGAAAAAGTGGCTCAGGGAACTCAAACCAAACCGCTTTGAAGACCTGATTGCCATGAATGCTCTCTACCGCCCGGGGCCCATGGAATATATTCCTCATTACGTTGCCCGCAAACATGGCAGGGAGAAAATCACGTACGATTTCCCCGTCATGGAATCGGTTCTGAAAGAAACCTATGGCATTACCGTGTACCAGGAGCAGGTGATGCGGCTATCACAGATTATGGCCGGTTTTACCGGAGGTGAAGCAGACTCCCTGCGGAAAGCCATGGGCAAGAAAAACAAGAAAATCATGGACCAGCTGCGGGAAAAATTCCTCGCCGGCTGTGCCAAAAACGGACTGAATACGGCCAAAGCCGAAAAGGTATGGACCGACTGGGAAGCCTTCGCCCAGTATGCCTTCAACAAAAGCCATTCAACCTGCTATGCCTATGTTGCCTACCAGACCGCCTGGCTCAAAGCCCACTACCCTGCCGAATTCATGGCAGCCGTGCTGAGCAGAAACCTTTCCGATATTAAGAAAATCACCCAGTTCATGGATGAATGCCGGAGAATGGGCATCTCTGTTCTCGGTCCCGACGTGAACGAAAGTAACCTGAATTTTACCGTCACCCCGCGCGGAGATATCCGTTTCGGCCTCGCTGCCATAAAAGGAATGGGAGAAGCGGCCGCTGCTTCTGTTATTGAAGAACGAAAGAAAAACGGGCTCTTTAAAGATATCTATCATTTCGTCGAAAGGGTAAATCTGTCTTCCCTGAACAGAAAAAACATGGAAGCACTGGCCTATGCAGGAGCTTTCGATAATCTCCATCATTTCAAACGGGAACAGTACTTCGCCCCTATGGAAGGGGAAAGGGAAGAAACCTTCATTGAAGCTCTGCTCCGTTACGGCAGCAAGATACAGATTGAAAAAACCTCAACCCAGAAGTCCCTCTTTGGCGAAGCAATCCCGGTTATCCCATCCCGGCCCCAGCCACCCGAGGTGCCTGAATGGTCAACCCTCGAAAAACTCAGCCGCGAGAAGGAACTTATCGGTGTGTACCTGTCAGCCCATCCCCTTGACAACTATAAGGTGGAGATAGAACATTTTACCAACTGTACCCTTTCGGAACTGAAAGACACCGAACGATTGCGCGACAAGGAACTTGCTATCGCCGGGCTTGTGGTCGAAGCCAGGGAAGGAATGACAAAAACCAACAACCCCTATGGCACCTTTACCATCGAAGACTATACCGATTCATTCCGCATAGCCCTTTTCGGAAGAGATTATGTGAGCTGGAAAAATTTCCTTACTGTCGGCTATGCCTTGTTTATCAAAGGAAAATTCCAACCCCGCGGGTACGGAAACAACCCCGATGAACTCGAATTCAAAGTGAACCAGATTTACATGCTCTCCCAGGTGCGCGACGAACTGATACGGCAGATAACCATCCGTATTCCGGTTGAAAAAATCACCGATGAATTTCTCACCGAACTGGGAGCCCTGGCAAACGGAAATAAAGGAAAGGTTGAACTGAAGTTCTCCCTCTTTGACCCTGCCGATAACCTCGTACTGGACATGTTCAGCCGCAACAAACGGATAACACTTGATAATGCTTTTTTTGACTATCTTCAGGAACTGGAAGTTGAATTCCGCCTGAAATAA
- the trxA gene encoding thioredoxin, with the protein MEVEVTDTNFDQVVLQSDKPVMIDLWAEWCGPCRVIAPFVHEIAEEYQGKIVVGKMDVDENTQIPAKYGVRNIPTILFFKNGKLVDKQVGAVPKHLLVGKIEALLK; encoded by the coding sequence ATGGAAGTTGAAGTAACCGATACCAATTTTGACCAGGTAGTGCTCCAGAGTGACAAACCTGTAATGATTGACTTATGGGCCGAATGGTGCGGACCCTGTCGGGTAATTGCCCCTTTTGTGCATGAAATTGCCGAAGAGTATCAGGGGAAAATTGTGGTGGGCAAAATGGACGTAGACGAAAATACGCAGATTCCGGCCAAGTATGGCGTACGCAATATACCAACCATCCTGTTTTTCAAAAACGGAAAGCTGGTCGATAAACAGGTAGGCGCTGTGCCCAAACACCTCCTTGTTGGAAAGATTGAAGCATTGCTCAAATAA
- a CDS encoding TIGR00730 family Rossman fold protein: protein MLRRIAVFCASSNKAGQIFREAAESVAVFLARNQIEVYYGGGKDGLMGVLANTIIREKGKIIGVQPAFMKEHGWFHPGISELILVNTMAERKEYLFRMAEAVVALPGGCGTLDELLEAITLKQLGLFNHPVVILNTAGFFNPLLNQLDKMIAEHFMREEHRKIWQVIHNPSELPEALDSGNDWSPEHIRLAQI from the coding sequence ATGCTCCGACGTATTGCCGTTTTTTGTGCTTCCAGCAACAAAGCAGGGCAGATTTTCCGCGAGGCCGCTGAAAGTGTGGCTGTTTTTCTTGCCAGGAATCAGATAGAAGTTTATTACGGGGGTGGGAAAGACGGCCTGATGGGCGTTCTTGCCAATACCATCATCAGGGAAAAGGGCAAGATTATTGGCGTTCAGCCGGCATTCATGAAAGAACATGGATGGTTCCATCCGGGTATTTCAGAACTTATCCTCGTCAATACCATGGCCGAACGAAAGGAATACCTGTTCCGTATGGCGGAAGCCGTAGTGGCCCTTCCGGGAGGATGCGGAACCCTTGATGAACTGCTGGAAGCCATCACCCTTAAACAACTCGGCCTGTTCAATCATCCGGTGGTCATTCTGAACACCGCCGGCTTCTTCAACCCCTTGCTGAATCAGCTTGACAAAATGATAGCCGAGCATTTTATGCGGGAAGAACACCGGAAAATCTGGCAGGTGATTCACAATCCTTCCGAACTGCCCGAAGCATTGGATTCAGGCAACGACTGGAGTCCTGAACATATCCGTCTCGCGCAGATCTGA